A window of Candidatus Cetobacterium colombiensis contains these coding sequences:
- the leuS gene encoding leucine--tRNA ligase yields the protein MREYNFSQIEEKWQQKWKDENIFKTENKVEGKENYYVLEMLPYPSGKLHVGHARNYTIGDVIARYKRMKGYNVLHPMGWDSFGLPAENAAIQNGAHPALWTKSNIDNMNRQLKMMGLSYDWDREIATYTPEYYRWNQWIFKKMFEMGLVYKKKSTVNWCPDCQTVLANEQVEDGMCWRHSKTPVIQKDLEQWFFKITDYAEELLEGHKELVNGWPEKVLTMQKNWIGKSFGTEINFKLVEKDDNLPVFTTRVDTLFGVTYAVIAPEHPLVDEILKINPSIKEAVSAMKNTDMIERTAEGKEKNGINTGWHVINPVNNEKVELWIGDYVLMNYGTGAVMAVPAHDERDFAFAKKYNLPIKVVINPIDKETKKEIVILSNEMKNAFIGSGTMTNSEEFNGISSKEALTKIAEYVENKGYGERTTKYRLKDWGVSRQRYWGTPIPALYCEKCGVVMEKDEKLPVLLPTDVEFTGNGNPLETSESYKHAVCPCCGGPARRDTDTMDTFVDSSWYFLRYCDPKNTNLPFEKEIVDGWVPVDQYIGGIEHAVMHLLYSRFFSKVLRDMGLLSSNEPFKRLLTQGMVLGPSYYSVNENRFLYPEEVELKGNQAFLKTTGEEVQVKVEKMSKSKNNGVDPEIMINKYGADTTRLFIMFAAPPERELEWNENGLAGAARFLNKIWRLVLENKDYLNDSTEIDYTKLSKDDKGLVRKLHQTIKKVTESIEADYHFNTSIAATMELLNEMQDFRTQVLGTDKETSESKKIFREAMVNVVVMLSPFTPHFCDELWQEMGNDGMLFLQSWPIHKEELTIADEIAIAVQVNGKLRGTLEVERSISKEELEKKALEIENVKKFIEGQTVVKIIVVPAKIVNIVVK from the coding sequence ATGAGAGAATATAATTTTAGCCAAATTGAAGAAAAATGGCAGCAAAAATGGAAAGACGAAAATATATTTAAAACTGAAAATAAAGTTGAAGGAAAAGAAAATTATTATGTTTTAGAGATGTTACCTTATCCATCAGGAAAATTACATGTAGGTCATGCTAGAAACTATACAATTGGAGATGTTATAGCAAGATATAAGAGAATGAAAGGGTATAATGTATTGCATCCAATGGGATGGGATTCTTTTGGATTACCAGCAGAAAATGCAGCAATTCAAAATGGAGCACACCCTGCATTATGGACAAAATCTAATATAGATAATATGAATAGACAATTAAAGATGATGGGATTGTCTTATGACTGGGATAGAGAAATAGCTACATATACTCCAGAGTATTATAGATGGAATCAATGGATATTTAAAAAAATGTTTGAAATGGGACTAGTTTATAAGAAAAAATCAACTGTAAACTGGTGTCCAGATTGTCAAACAGTTTTAGCAAACGAGCAAGTTGAAGACGGAATGTGTTGGAGACATTCTAAAACTCCTGTTATTCAGAAAGATTTAGAGCAGTGGTTCTTTAAGATAACTGATTATGCAGAGGAGTTATTAGAAGGACATAAAGAGTTAGTTAATGGATGGCCAGAAAAAGTTTTAACAATGCAAAAAAACTGGATAGGAAAATCTTTTGGAACAGAAATAAACTTTAAACTAGTAGAAAAAGATGACAATTTACCAGTATTTACAACTAGAGTAGATACATTATTTGGAGTAACTTATGCTGTAATAGCTCCAGAACATCCATTGGTAGATGAGATTTTAAAAATTAATCCATCAATAAAAGAAGCTGTTTCTGCAATGAAAAATACTGACATGATAGAGAGAACTGCAGAAGGAAAAGAAAAGAATGGAATAAATACAGGATGGCATGTAATTAATCCAGTTAATAATGAAAAAGTAGAGTTATGGATAGGAGATTATGTTTTAATGAATTATGGAACGGGAGCAGTTATGGCTGTACCTGCACATGATGAGAGAGATTTTGCTTTTGCTAAAAAATATAATTTACCAATAAAAGTTGTAATTAATCCAATAGATAAAGAAACTAAAAAAGAGATTGTAATTTTATCAAATGAAATGAAAAATGCTTTTATAGGATCAGGAACAATGACTAATTCAGAAGAATTTAATGGAATATCTTCTAAAGAAGCATTAACAAAAATAGCTGAATATGTAGAAAATAAAGGTTACGGAGAAAGAACTACAAAATATAGATTAAAAGATTGGGGAGTTTCAAGACAGAGATATTGGGGAACACCAATTCCAGCTTTATATTGTGAAAAGTGCGGAGTAGTAATGGAAAAAGATGAAAAATTACCTGTATTATTACCAACAGACGTTGAATTCACAGGAAATGGAAATCCTTTAGAAACTTCAGAAAGTTATAAACATGCAGTATGTCCTTGTTGTGGTGGACCTGCAAGAAGAGATACAGATACAATGGATACATTCGTAGATTCATCATGGTATTTCTTAAGATACTGTGATCCAAAAAATACAAACTTACCATTTGAAAAAGAAATAGTTGATGGTTGGGTACCTGTAGATCAATATATAGGTGGAATTGAGCACGCTGTTATGCATTTACTTTACTCAAGATTTTTCTCAAAAGTTTTAAGAGACATGGGATTATTATCATCAAATGAACCATTTAAAAGATTATTAACTCAAGGAATGGTATTAGGACCATCTTATTATTCTGTAAATGAAAATAGATTCTTATATCCTGAAGAAGTTGAGTTAAAAGGAAATCAAGCTTTCTTAAAAACAACTGGCGAAGAAGTACAGGTAAAAGTAGAAAAAATGTCAAAATCTAAAAATAATGGAGTAGATCCAGAGATAATGATAAATAAATATGGAGCAGATACAACTAGATTATTTATAATGTTCGCTGCACCACCAGAAAGAGAGTTAGAGTGGAACGAAAATGGATTAGCAGGAGCTGCTAGATTCCTAAATAAGATATGGAGATTAGTTCTTGAAAATAAAGATTACTTAAATGACTCTACAGAAATTGATTACACAAAATTAAGTAAGGATGATAAAGGATTAGTTAGAAAATTACATCAAACTATAAAAAAAGTAACCGAATCAATAGAAGCGGATTATCATTTTAATACTTCAATAGCAGCAACTATGGAATTATTAAATGAGATGCAAGATTTTAGAACTCAAGTTTTAGGAACAGATAAAGAAACATCAGAATCTAAAAAGATATTTAGAGAAGCAATGGTGAATGTTGTTGTAATGTTATCTCCGTTTACACCACACTTCTGTGATGAATTGTGGCAAGAGATGGGAAATGATGGAATGTTATTTTTACAGTCATGGCCAATTCATAAAGAAGAATTAACTATAGCAGATGAAATAGCAATTGCTGTTCAAGTTAATGGTAAATTGAGAGGAACTTTAGAAGTAGAAAGATCTATTTCTAAAGAGGAGCTAGAAAAGAAAGCTTTAGAAATTGAAAATGTTAAAAAATTCATTGAAGGACAAACAGTTGTAAAAATAATTGTAGTTCCAGCAAAAATTGTAAATATAGTAGTAAAATAA
- the rlmB gene encoding 23S rRNA (guanosine(2251)-2'-O)-methyltransferase RlmB, with amino-acid sequence MEKVIGINPVIELLQNKSNNIEKIEIFKGMREEKLGKLKALASARNIKIFQVGKKEENSQGVVAYLSDYDYYIELGEFLEKIARDEKSIVLILDGVQDPRNFGAIIRSAEIFGVKGIIIPERNSVKINETVIKTSTGAIEHVDIVKVTNISDAIEKLKKLDFWVYGAEGSGTKYYHEEKYPNKTALVLGSEGEGIRKKVKENCDILVKIPMHGKINSLNVSVAGGIILSEIAKNLY; translated from the coding sequence ATGGAAAAAGTAATAGGAATAAATCCTGTAATAGAATTATTGCAAAATAAGTCTAACAATATTGAAAAGATTGAAATATTTAAGGGAATGAGAGAAGAGAAATTAGGAAAATTAAAAGCTTTAGCTTCAGCTAGAAATATAAAGATATTTCAAGTTGGAAAGAAAGAAGAAAATTCTCAAGGAGTAGTAGCTTATTTAAGTGATTATGACTACTATATAGAATTAGGAGAGTTTTTAGAAAAAATAGCTAGAGATGAAAAATCAATAGTTTTAATTTTAGATGGAGTTCAAGATCCTAGAAATTTTGGAGCTATAATAAGAAGTGCTGAAATTTTTGGAGTAAAAGGAATAATTATACCAGAAAGAAATTCAGTTAAAATAAATGAAACAGTAATAAAAACATCAACAGGAGCAATAGAACATGTTGATATTGTAAAAGTTACAAATATATCTGATGCTATTGAAAAATTGAAAAAATTAGATTTTTGGGTTTATGGAGCAGAAGGATCAGGAACAAAATATTATCATGAAGAAAAATATCCAAATAAAACAGCTCTTGTTCTAGGTAGTGAAGGAGAAGGAATAAGAAAGAAAGTTAAAGAAAATTGTGATATTTTAGTTAAAATTCCAATGCATGGAAAAATAAATTCTCTTAATGTATCTGTAGCAGGTGGAATAATACTTTCTGAGATAGCAAAAAATTTATATTAA
- the murA gene encoding UDP-N-acetylglucosamine 1-carboxyvinyltransferase encodes MSVEAFKIIGGNKIAGELVVEGAKNAALPILVATLIEKGTYVLNNVPNLRDINTLVQLLESLGLEIEKIGEHSYKIINNGLKSLVASYDLVKKMRASFLVMGPMLAHEKKATVSLPGGCAIGSRPVDLHLKGFEALGVKINIDHGYVEGETKELIGGKVVFDFPSVGATENVVMAAVKAKGKTIIENAAREPEIDDLCNFLNKMGAKINGIGTGRLEIEGVEKLTPCEYSIIPDRIVAGTFIVASLMFDGAITVKGVVRDHIESFISKLEEMGAEFEIDGDVLTTKTKLKDLKAVKATTMPHPGFPTDLQSPMMTLMCLVNGTSEIKETIFENRFMHVPELNRMGANISTDANIARIDGVDIFSSAEVMASDLRAGASLILAGLLAEGETVVNRIYHVDRGYENLEVKLKALGANIERIKVEI; translated from the coding sequence ATGAGCGTAGAAGCGTTTAAGATTATAGGTGGAAATAAAATAGCTGGAGAATTAGTTGTTGAAGGAGCAAAAAATGCTGCTTTACCAATATTAGTCGCAACATTAATAGAGAAAGGAACTTATGTTTTAAATAATGTTCCTAACTTAAGAGATATAAATACACTTGTTCAACTTTTAGAAAGTTTAGGTCTTGAAATTGAAAAAATAGGAGAACATTCATATAAAATAATAAATAATGGATTAAAGTCATTAGTGGCCTCTTATGATTTAGTAAAAAAAATGAGAGCATCATTTTTAGTTATGGGACCAATGTTAGCTCATGAAAAAAAAGCAACAGTTTCTTTACCTGGAGGATGTGCAATAGGATCGAGACCGGTTGATTTACATCTAAAAGGATTTGAAGCACTAGGTGTTAAAATTAATATAGATCATGGATATGTAGAGGGTGAAACAAAAGAATTAATAGGAGGAAAAGTTGTATTTGATTTTCCAAGTGTAGGAGCTACTGAAAATGTGGTTATGGCTGCCGTTAAAGCAAAAGGAAAAACAATTATTGAGAATGCAGCTAGAGAACCAGAAATTGATGATTTGTGTAATTTTTTAAATAAAATGGGAGCCAAAATAAATGGTATTGGAACTGGAAGATTAGAGATAGAAGGAGTAGAAAAATTAACTCCTTGTGAATATTCAATAATCCCAGATAGAATTGTAGCAGGAACTTTCATTGTTGCATCATTGATGTTTGATGGAGCAATAACAGTAAAGGGTGTAGTAAGAGACCATATAGAAAGTTTTATATCAAAACTTGAAGAAATGGGAGCTGAATTTGAAATAGATGGAGATGTTTTAACAACAAAAACAAAGCTTAAGGATTTAAAAGCTGTTAAAGCAACAACAATGCCTCATCCAGGTTTTCCTACAGATTTACAATCTCCAATGATGACTTTAATGTGTTTAGTAAATGGAACGAGTGAAATAAAAGAAACAATTTTTGAAAATAGATTCATGCATGTTCCAGAATTAAATAGAATGGGAGCTAATATATCAACAGATGCAAACATAGCTAGAATAGATGGAGTAGACATATTCTCTTCAGCAGAAGTTATGGCAAGTGATTTAAGAGCAGGAGCTTCGTTAATTTTAGCAGGACTTTTAGCAGAAGGTGAAACTGTTGTAAATAGAATTTATCATGTAGATAGAGGTTATGAAAATTTAGAAGTAAAATTGAAAGCATTAGGTGCAAATATAGAAAGAATAAAAGTAGAAATATAA
- a CDS encoding DUF1694 domain-containing protein gives MVDDIIKEREKAKLHFLKTQTEKLIYLGEFKENVLAALDKPEIERNLIHNEIKDYMRDSRAVLLKIRRDIPFESIKPYIDEAEKIGLRYTLVDDITFRGNIGLVVVSQDALDNENKEVVLESATKVYTDVGLSEGFIYGEGHKICPKHYKELKAKLPERLDKFQEMNFFDRLLGKICPIDRFEKKER, from the coding sequence TTGGTAGATGATATAATAAAAGAAAGAGAAAAAGCAAAGTTACACTTCTTAAAAACTCAAACTGAAAAGTTAATTTATTTAGGCGAATTCAAAGAAAATGTTTTAGCAGCATTAGATAAACCAGAAATTGAAAGAAATCTTATACATAATGAAATTAAAGATTATATGAGAGATTCAAGAGCAGTACTTTTAAAAATAAGAAGAGACATTCCATTTGAGTCTATAAAGCCTTATATAGATGAAGCTGAAAAAATAGGACTTAGGTACACACTAGTTGATGATATAACTTTTAGAGGGAATATAGGATTAGTAGTTGTCTCTCAAGATGCATTAGATAATGAGAATAAAGAGGTTGTGCTTGAAAGTGCAACAAAAGTATACACAGATGTAGGTTTAAGTGAAGGATTTATATATGGTGAGGGACATAAAATTTGTCCAAAGCATTATAAAGAATTAAAAGCAAAATTACCAGAGCGTTTAGATAAATTTCAAGAAATGAATTTTTTTGATAGATTACTTGGAAAAATATGTCCAATAGATAGATTTGAAAAAAAGGAGAGATAG
- a CDS encoding carboxypeptidase-like regulatory domain-containing protein, with the protein MRFKLFLYFLLTFSLSIFSQNQLINITGFVTDKEFRLGDATICFFNSSNEVKCVKSDISGKFTIDLPKNKYRITVKKKGYTSLVGENFYIDYIFNPPKELVLNMTDNTINIYGKVIDNFGEPLKKANINIKIGENLLETETNDNGFFSFKGHVGLISIFAEKIGFYGNGVSMLIQNEKFINDISIVLEAKTFYISGALIKGNTYLKNTTLELINGSNNKVIASLTTSNDGLFEFRDILNYEKAYFRIPSLGFKSKVFSINKDLRQFNIFTD; encoded by the coding sequence ATGAGATTTAAACTTTTTTTATATTTTCTTTTGACTTTTTCTTTAAGTATATTTAGTCAAAATCAATTGATCAACATTACGGGTTTTGTAACTGATAAAGAGTTTAGGTTAGGAGATGCTACTATTTGTTTTTTTAATAGTTCCAACGAAGTAAAGTGTGTAAAAAGTGACATCAGTGGAAAATTTACCATTGATTTACCTAAAAATAAATATAGAATCACAGTCAAAAAAAAAGGTTACACATCTTTAGTTGGAGAAAACTTTTATATTGATTATATCTTTAACCCACCTAAAGAATTAGTTTTAAACATGACTGATAATACAATAAATATTTACGGTAAAGTTATTGATAACTTTGGAGAACCTTTAAAAAAAGCCAATATAAATATTAAAATTGGAGAAAATCTTTTAGAAACAGAAACAAATGATAATGGATTTTTCTCTTTTAAAGGACATGTAGGATTAATTTCTATTTTTGCTGAAAAAATAGGTTTCTATGGAAATGGTGTATCTATGCTTATTCAAAATGAAAAATTTATAAATGACATCTCAATTGTTTTAGAAGCTAAAACTTTTTATATATCTGGAGCTTTAATTAAAGGAAATACATATTTAAAAAATACCACTCTTGAACTTATAAATGGAAGTAACAATAAAGTTATTGCATCTTTAACTACTTCAAATGATGGACTTTTTGAATTTAGAGATATTTTAAATTATGAAAAAGCTTACTTCAGGATTCCTAGCTTAGGTTTTAAAAGTAAAGTTTTTTCTATAAATAAAGATTTAAGACAATTTAATATATTTACAGATTAA
- a CDS encoding glucose-6-phosphate isomerase, which translates to MKKLSFDYSNALGFFKENELELMEAQCKTAVETLMNGTGAGNDFLGWVDLPTNYDKVEFNRIKDAAAKIKNDSEVLVVIGIGGSYLGARAAIEFLSHTFYNNQPKSKRKGPEIYFAGQNISGKYLKELLEIIGDRDYSVNVISKSGTTTEPAIAFRVFKKHLEEKYGVEEARRRIYATTDASKGALKKLATDEGYETFVVPDNVGGRFSVLTAVGLLPIAAAGISIDELMAGARDAQEDYKAPFENNDCLKYATIRNILNRKGKDVEMLINYEPRLHYIGEWWKQLFGESEGKDGKSLLPAAADFSTDLHSMGQFIQDGKRILIETLVNIETPECDIIIEKDELDLDGLNYLAGKGMDFVNKKAAQGTVLAHVDGGVPNLIVNLPEATPYHLGYMFYFFEKACGVSGYILGVNPFDQPGVEAYKANMFALLGKKGFEKQAEELNKRLNK; encoded by the coding sequence ATGAAAAAATTATCATTTGATTATTCAAATGCATTAGGATTTTTCAAAGAGAATGAATTAGAGTTAATGGAAGCTCAATGTAAAACTGCAGTAGAAACTTTAATGAATGGTACAGGTGCTGGAAATGATTTTTTAGGATGGGTTGATTTACCAACAAATTATGATAAAGTTGAATTTAACAGAATAAAAGATGCAGCAGCAAAAATAAAAAATGATTCAGAAGTTTTAGTTGTAATTGGAATTGGAGGTTCGTATTTAGGTGCAAGAGCAGCAATAGAATTTTTATCTCATACATTCTACAATAATCAACCAAAATCAAAAAGAAAAGGTCCAGAAATTTATTTTGCAGGACAAAATATATCAGGAAAATATTTAAAAGAATTATTAGAAATAATAGGTGATAGAGATTACTCGGTAAACGTAATTTCTAAATCAGGAACAACAACAGAACCCGCTATAGCTTTCAGAGTATTTAAAAAACATTTAGAAGAAAAATATGGAGTAGAAGAAGCAAGAAGAAGAATTTATGCAACAACAGATGCAAGTAAAGGTGCTTTAAAAAAATTAGCAACAGATGAAGGATATGAAACATTTGTAGTACCTGATAATGTAGGAGGAAGATTCTCTGTTTTAACTGCAGTTGGATTATTACCAATAGCAGCAGCAGGAATTAGTATAGATGAATTAATGGCAGGAGCTAGAGATGCACAAGAGGATTATAAAGCTCCGTTTGAAAACAATGATTGTTTAAAATATGCAACTATAAGAAATATTTTAAATAGAAAAGGTAAAGATGTAGAGATGCTAATAAATTATGAACCAAGATTACACTATATCGGTGAGTGGTGGAAACAATTATTTGGAGAATCAGAAGGAAAAGATGGAAAAAGTTTATTACCAGCAGCAGCAGATTTTTCTACAGATTTACACTCTATGGGACAATTTATTCAAGATGGAAAAAGAATTTTAATAGAAACTTTAGTAAATATAGAAACACCAGAATGTGATATTATAATAGAGAAAGATGAACTAGATTTAGATGGGTTAAACTATTTAGCTGGAAAAGGTATGGATTTTGTAAATAAAAAAGCAGCTCAAGGAACAGTTTTAGCTCATGTTGACGGTGGAGTTCCTAACTTAATAGTTAATTTACCAGAAGCAACACCATATCACTTAGGATATATGTTCTATTTCTTCGAAAAAGCTTGTGGAGTTAGTGGATACATATTAGGAGTTAATCCATTTGATCAACCAGGAGTAGAAGCTTATAAAGCTAATATGTTTGCTTTATTAGGAAAAAAAGGTTTTGAAAAACAAGCTGAAGAATTAAATAAAAGATTAAATAAGTAA
- a CDS encoding S-layer homology domain-containing protein: MKKIIMIYFTLIVIIYAQGKELIFEDVPKNHWAYKAINNLVNEGIISEDSFLFKGEFPVSRYSFAEGLNRAFSTLDEKKANRGDLVILESLVYEFSRELTKIGFDTDLFNGKIENMRVDIEVIRQKNDETQIQVNELRKRVETLEKNAGI; encoded by the coding sequence ATGAAAAAAATAATTATGATATACTTTACACTGATAGTAATAATATATGCTCAAGGAAAGGAACTAATATTTGAAGATGTTCCTAAAAATCACTGGGCATATAAAGCAATAAATAATTTAGTTAATGAAGGGATAATTTCAGAAGATAGCTTTTTATTTAAAGGAGAATTTCCAGTTTCTAGATATAGCTTTGCAGAAGGGTTAAATCGAGCTTTTAGTACTTTAGATGAAAAAAAAGCAAATAGAGGAGATTTAGTTATTTTAGAAAGTTTGGTCTATGAGTTTTCTAGAGAATTAACAAAGATAGGTTTTGACACAGATTTATTTAATGGTAAGATTGAAAATATGAGAGTAGATATTGAAGTTATACGACAAAAAAATGACGAGACTCAAATTCAAGTAAATGAATTAAGAAAAAGAGTGGAAACCTTAGAAAAAAATGCAGGTATATAA
- the ispF gene encoding 2-C-methyl-D-erythritol 2,4-cyclodiphosphate synthase, with translation MLRIGNGYDVHRLVEGRKLILGGVEIPHLKGVLGHSDGDVLIHAVMDALLGALALGDIGQHFPDTSNEFKGIDSMILLKRVFNLIKNKEYKIVNLDCIIVAQKPKLKPYLDLMRERISLTLETDISNISIKATTEEKLGFTGSEEGIKSYCVVLLQKK, from the coding sequence ATGTTAAGAATAGGAAATGGATATGATGTTCATAGATTAGTAGAAGGTAGAAAATTAATTTTAGGTGGAGTAGAGATACCCCACCTAAAAGGTGTTTTAGGTCATTCAGATGGAGATGTTTTAATTCACGCAGTAATGGATGCACTTCTAGGAGCTTTAGCCCTAGGAGATATAGGTCAACATTTTCCAGATACATCAAATGAATTTAAAGGAATAGATAGTATGATTCTTTTAAAAAGAGTTTTTAATTTAATAAAAAATAAAGAGTATAAAATTGTAAATTTAGATTGTATAATTGTTGCTCAAAAACCTAAATTGAAACCATATTTAGATTTAATGAGAGAAAGAATTTCCCTAACATTAGAAACAGATATTTCAAACATAAGCATAAAAGCTACAACAGAAGAAAAGTTAGGTTTTACAGGAAGTGAAGAAGGTATAAAATCTTATTGTGTTGTTCTTTTACAAAAAAAATAA
- the rfaE1 gene encoding D-glycero-beta-D-manno-heptose-7-phosphate kinase, with translation MEKIRLEEILKSFENLKVAVVGDMMLDDYLIGSVERISPEAPVPVVSIKEERFVLGGAANVVNNLSTLGAKAVCFGVVGEDFDGDRLIKELEKKSIETSGIVRSEDRPTIVKRRIIGGNQQLLRLDWEDARPIGENVEDLLLKHIEKQIDGLDAIILSDYDKGVLTPRVVKRIISLCKEKGIIVTVDPKPKNALNYVGATSMTPNRKEAIECLGKKTFDNIIEIGKELKEKLELNNLLLTRSEEGMSLFEGEEIINIPTYAKEVFDVTGAGDTVISVFTLASAAGVTLYEAAKIANTAAGVVVGKMGTSTVTTEEILDFYNRIYNEWK, from the coding sequence ATGGAAAAAATTAGATTAGAAGAGATACTTAAAAGTTTTGAAAACTTAAAAGTTGCTGTGGTTGGAGATATGATGTTAGATGATTATTTAATTGGATCGGTAGAAAGAATATCACCAGAGGCACCAGTACCAGTTGTTTCTATAAAAGAAGAAAGATTTGTATTAGGTGGAGCAGCTAATGTAGTTAATAATTTATCTACATTAGGAGCCAAAGCAGTTTGTTTTGGAGTAGTTGGAGAAGATTTCGATGGAGATAGATTAATAAAAGAATTAGAAAAAAAATCTATAGAAACTTCAGGGATTGTAAGAAGTGAAGATAGACCGACAATAGTAAAAAGAAGAATAATTGGTGGGAATCAACAACTATTAAGATTAGACTGGGAAGATGCTAGACCTATTGGAGAGAATGTAGAAGATCTTCTACTAAAACATATAGAAAAACAAATAGATGGATTAGATGCAATAATTTTATCAGACTATGATAAAGGGGTATTAACTCCAAGAGTTGTAAAAAGAATTATATCTCTGTGTAAAGAAAAAGGGATTATAGTAACAGTTGATCCAAAACCTAAAAATGCTTTAAATTATGTTGGAGCCACTTCAATGACTCCAAATAGAAAAGAAGCAATAGAATGTTTAGGTAAAAAAACATTTGACAATATAATAGAGATTGGAAAAGAATTAAAAGAAAAATTAGAGTTAAATAATCTTCTATTAACAAGAAGTGAAGAAGGAATGAGTTTATTTGAAGGAGAAGAAATAATAAATATTCCAACTTATGCAAAAGAAGTATTTGATGTAACTGGAGCAGGAGATACTGTAATATCTGTATTTACTTTAGCGAGTGCAGCAGGAGTAACATTATATGAAGCTGCAAAGATTGCAAATACTGCAGCAGGAGTTGTTGTTGGAAAGATGGGAACATCAACAGTAACAACAGAAGAAATATTAGATTTTTATAACAGAATTTACAATGAATGGAAATAG